From Solea senegalensis isolate Sse05_10M linkage group LG7, IFAPA_SoseM_1, whole genome shotgun sequence, a single genomic window includes:
- the calca gene encoding calcitonin/calcitonin-related polypeptide, alpha isoform X1 — protein sequence MMITLKLWTLLVACVLIVCQVYVSHAAPSRSNKESMSDGVTLSDDDAQRLLRAIKEFMQIASDEQDHQTADGNSLDRAMSKRCTSLSTCVLGKLSQDIYKLQAYPRTDVGAGTPGKKRSLSQQYENFGSSYN from the exons ATGATGATAACGCTCAAACTGTGGACTCTGCTTGTTGCCTGCGTGCTGATCGTTTGTCAGGTGTACGTGTCGCACGCCGCTCCGTCCAG AAGTAACAAGGAGTCCATGTCAGATGGAGTCACACTGTCAGACGACGACGCGCAGCGGTTACTCAGAGCGATCAAAGAGTTCATGCAGATAGCCTCAGACGAGCAGGACCACCAAACAGCTGACGGCAACAG CCTGGATAGAGCCATGTCTAAGCGTTGCACCAGCTTGAGCACGTGCGTGCTGGGCAAACTCTCCCAGGACATTTACAAGCTGCAGGCCTATCCCCGCACCGACGTGGGAGCAGGGACCCCGGGCAAGAAGAGAAGTCTATCCCAACAATACGAGAACTTCGGCAGCTCGTACAATTGA
- the calca gene encoding calcitonin/calcitonin-related polypeptide, alpha isoform X2, with amino-acid sequence MMITLKLWTLLVACVLIVCQVYVSHAAPSRSNKESMSDGVTLSDDDAQRLLRAIKEFMQIASDEQDHQTADGNSNATVQKRACNTATCVTHRLADLLSRSGGLGYSNYVPTNVGAQAFGRRKRRGPV; translated from the exons ATGATGATAACGCTCAAACTGTGGACTCTGCTTGTTGCCTGCGTGCTGATCGTTTGTCAGGTGTACGTGTCGCACGCCGCTCCGTCCAG AAGTAACAAGGAGTCCATGTCAGATGGAGTCACACTGTCAGACGACGACGCGCAGCGGTTACTCAGAGCGATCAAAGAGTTCATGCAGATAGCCTCAGACGAGCAGGACCACCAAACAGCTGACGGCAACAG CAACGCGACAGTACAGAAGCGGGCATGTAACACGGCCACCTGTGTGACCCATCGCTTGGCGGACCTGCTGAGTCGGTCAGGAGGGCTGGGGTACAGCAACTATGTGCCCACCAACGTGGGGGCCCAGGCGTTTGGCAGACGGAAGCGGCGCGGCCCTGTGTGA